In Ananas comosus cultivar F153 linkage group 7, ASM154086v1, whole genome shotgun sequence, the sequence GATGGTTAGAAATGTGGCGTTTAGCGGAATGGAGTTCCAAGGCTTGTATTGGTGTTGAGGTACTCCTTGTGCAGCTTACTTTTTGATGTTGTATATATTGTCTTACGGAAATTTAGTATGCTATTCCATGATGCACACAATCTACAATATCTTGAGTCCCAAAGGCAACTTGTCAGAAAAGTCAAGCTTTGAGATTTATCTTCATATTGAATAATTGATTAAATTAGAAGTACTTGAATGATCATAGGTCTGCGGCTTATACAAAGCCTTCAGATTGATTTGGGTTTCGGAGTCGAATGTTTGGATATTTCTTGGATCAAGCTACTCCTGATTTTTGAGGATTCTATTGAGGGATATTAAAAATAAGTGAAATACCCATACTTTTTTATGTTGATTTGGAGACTCATATACGCCTTCCCAATAGATCAAAGGAAACATAGGCAGAACAAATGTACAAGCTACAGATACACCTGATGAACATTGTCTGATGGTAAACATTACACACCTCAACTCCAATTATTGTCATTCAACAATTGTACCACATGACTTTAATTTAGCCTTGGGAAGAAAACGATAGGTTTAGTTTTGTAAAATGGTTTTCGGGTCATATACtcatatttgttaaattttCTATTCCTTGTggtttttttgtattttctgaACATGCAAGGACATAATTCCTGTCgaatataaatgttaaaaatGCCATTTTCTAACAGCTTTAAGATTTTGAAGaataatgattgtttcatattatttaagagGTACTGAGTTCGAATCCCTTAGACTTCTattctcatttaattttctcctaCTTATATTAAGTCCATGTCATATGCCTATCAAACTGTCTCGAGTCCAGACCATTCTCTAAACGGCTTAAATTTTTGGAGAATAACCGTTGTTTCGTATTATATAATAGTTCCAAATGTAATTTACCAAATTTAAAGCTTAAAAAGTGCAAAGATCACCTAGTTGAAAGAGTACATAAATAAAGAAACAACAAGCTGGAAGATTCTTATTGGTATCTCATGCATAGAGAAACGACAAGCTAGAAGATTTTTATTCATATCTCATACATAAAGAAACAACAAGCTAGAAGATTTTTTATTCATCTCAACATAGTTCAACATCTGCTTACTAACAACATCTTACTCATCTCTTGGTACCTTGAAGCTACATAAGATCAACAAGCACTTTAGTACTCGCCAACGAGCTCTTAGCACTTGCCAACAAGCTCTGAGCCTGCTTCTCATAGCGGAAGCCAATTTTCTTCGAATCGTCCGCGGACCAAACGAAGATACCATGCAGCTTCCCTTGCTTCTTCAGAGTATCACAAGCAGTGAAGAACCCTTTATCCGGGGTTAAACCCCCACTCCCATCAGAAGCAAAGCTTACCAACACCTTTCCTCCATTATAGTTTGAGCTCTGCTTCTCAAAGTAGCTCAAAAACTGCGAAACTGTCGTGCTTTTATCGTACGCATAGAATTGGAAGTTCACATAGTCTATGAGGTGCCCATATTTCTTCCACAGTGCTAGGTAATGGCTTTGGACTTGGCTATCATCAAAAGGAGCTATAGAAGCAAATTTTATTACTCCGTTTTGCCTTAGTTTTGTTAGCAATTGCCCGATACATTCCGTGAATGTATTCGGATCAGCTTTGAAGTGCTCATAGTCTATGTCAATTCCGTCGAGATTATATTGTTTGATGATTGTTGTTAAAGAGGAGACTGCATTGTTTACCCAGGAATCTACAGAGGATGCGGTGAAGTAGGCGGGGCTACCGCCGACACTGTCGCCTCCGAGGCTAAGCGCGACTCTTACGTTGCCATGACTTTTCTTTATTGCTGCTACTTGGGCTGGGGAGAGGTTACTGCTGTCCCAGAAGATGTTGAAGCGGCCGTTGGTGGGGTTGTGGGGGCTCGAGGTGGTGTAGTCGATGGCGAAGGCGAGGATGAAGTGGAAGCTTACACTGGGGTTAATGGGGACATCGGAGAACTTAACGCCGGTAAACTCGGCCCCAATGTACTCTCTAAAGAGCTTGGAGTTTGCTGCAAGAAGAGGACTAGGTAGAAGCAGAGCTGTAAGGGTGGtaatgaagaggaagaaagaggagTTTGAAGATGCCATTGAAGAGTAAGAATATGGTCTTGTTTTGGTTGCTCAATGCTGTGTTGTAGTTctggtacatatatatatatatagacttacTGGAGGCAACTAGATGTGTTTTTTTGTGTGAGAATTTTAATATGGGAACAGAGaatggatagagagagagaaagaaagagatggaTGGGCAGTTGCAGCTCTGCTTAGCTgcttatcattttttaaatgacaaggcAAATACAAGCAAGACAGCAAGTAAGTCTTCCTGCATAGAATATTGGGTGGATAAGATAGTTTTTGTATTGCATTATACCATCATCACCCTCCATGTCATACCTGTCAATACATTAACAACATAATGAGAGACAAATATGGTGTTTCGTTGCTTTGTAGGAATACATATGCAATTAgttccaaatttttaattatatagaataaaTAACTCTTACTGGAGCTTATTAGGATGCACTGGGTTTTTGAGGATTGGTCTTACCAGGATTTGCTTGGATATATGCTTTtgacctttttttatttatttatttatgaatgGAGAATTTTATTTCATCGAAAGCAAATAATCCAATCCCATTAAAATAGAATCTAGTATGCGTTACCTTACTTGCTATCCAATTTGCGGCATAATTATATTCCCTAAAACAGTGTAAAATATAACTTGTTCAAACTGATTACACAAAAAACAAATTAGATACCCAAAATAATTGAGTTTTATTTTATGGAATCACCCGATGACTTAACCATACACTAACAATTTTCTAGGAAAAGTAAGAGGAGGGCCTAAATTATTCCACTAAAAACAACGGAAATAGTAGGATCGCATCCTACAAATCAccaaagataaaataaaaatataaaaatcgaaTAAAAATTGCCGACCATAGAAGTAACCTGCTTCACATCCGTGAAGCAACGCATTTGATGAGCTTGGGAGAAAAAGTGCACGATCAAGAAtagtaatgataataataacaCCTCTTTCTTTTTGCATCGCttagagaaaagagagaaagagggaggtGAGAGAGCAAAGGAGGCATATAAAAAGAAATGGGGGCGTACTGTCGGTATGGGGAGGTAGTAGTAGGTGAACCACTATGAAGACGATAGAACGCTGTGACGAGCATTAATGAGAAAAAATAGCATAGCAGGGTCCATAGCCCGCAGAATGCGAAAAAGTCTCGAAGCCGCTAAGCTCTAAAGGTTATTAATTCATAAGTTCATAAATATTCTTTgcttataaaaatttgatggctGTTTGAGAGTTACTTTCTTTGACTCTCGAAGATAATAGTACTGCTGAATACAGAAATATCTAAATATTAGTGTGTCGtacagaaaattattttatggtttaaagttaaaaaaaaatatttaaatcctatctttaataattttaagcttttatgacTAATCAATCGGTTATTTTCACATGATATCATGGGTAGTATATGAAGCCCTTGCGCTAATTAATTCTTTCCAAATTTAAAGcttaattgttattattattattttttctttccttacCTCTTTCTTGCTGGACAAATAAATACTTACGGCATTAGCAAAGGAATTATAAGCATAGAGGATATGGTGCTTTTaactttttaacccttagatcaaccccttttatcatttgtaattttatatcaACTCCTTTAATCATCTCTAATCTTTAGATTAGTACTATTAAtttgtggggaccactcaatccaaGGGAAACCGTAATTATTCTAACCATACAATTTTTGATCCAATTGTCAAAAAgtcaaaaacatcaaatcctctatacttccgataggaTAATAATTCTAcactatagagagagagagagagagttgcgctggaataatattaataatatttggcTTCTTTTGCTGTCAAGTTTTTaattcttggatgaaaaattataggattaggatgatattagttctTTAAAATTGAGTGGCCCCtggagttgagtggtccccactgggttataatatttaatccaataattagaaatgatcaaagaaattgattCAAATACTAAAATACTAATAGCAAAAGAtgacaaatactattaataatattctagcccatctctctctatacatatatttgtacttTGTACTGGGCTTTTTTGGATGGTGTATACATGAAGCTCTctgttttgtaatttttataaatatcttaATAATTTgcagaaataaaataatcattttacataaaaccttaatttttattttcggataattaaaatgaaattaCAAGATGCGAGGAAGTTCTATGAATTGTAACATATAAATGACGAGATTTTGATTTAGGCATTATTGAACGGCTCGAGCCAACTCAAAAGTTTAAACTGATAAATGAAAATATCATCAGTATTATACATAGagatgtaaaacgggccgggcggcccggCACGGCTAGGGGCTCGGCCGTGGCCCGGCCAGGCTATTTTAGCATCCGTGTCGGACCGAGCCGGCCCGGCTCTTAGGGCTGTGTTGGGCTGCTATTTCGGCGTCCGACGGCCCGGCACGACACAACCCGAAATAGGTCAGGGCCGTACCGGGCTGAGGAGAGGCGGCTTGGCCGGCACGGCACGNGCCGTAGGCTAGGGAGGTCAGGCCAGCACAGCCCGGCCCGGATTTGATGTTGGGCCGGGCCAGGCCAGTTCCTAACCCGTTTCGGCCCGAAAAATGTGGGTCGTgccggcccacattacacccctaattATGGACAAgcaggttttcttttttttatttaaccgTTCAATATACTGAACTATTATACTTAACAGGAATAACTTCGATAGGTCAAGGAGCGAGATTGATTGATGAGATTTTGATTTCTTTATATGGACGGTTTAATGGAGTATATAGTTCCATCCTAGAAACCAGTACTGTATATCCTGAGTAATCTTTAACTTGATAGGAGAGTAAATCAAGTTCCATTAATTTTCTTGGTTTATCAATTATTGTTTATTACTATATGAAAATGTTGAACTCGTGAGGAAAGCATGAAGTTATAATTGTATAAGAAGTCTTCGTGTTTACAAGAAGTCTTCGTGTTTAATTTGATTTCTTTATTAGAAGTCTTCGTGTTtacaagttattttcgatgataggacatccaatTCGATGATCGGTTCagttaggcataatctatgttaattattaaaacaatttaaaaacaaaattttataatttttcgacttcatttaccaagtgatcaaaggtctcaaaattaactattttaatggttagtgtggcacgtttttaagttcaacagtgtagaacaatctatatatgaaattttaataaaaaattctacttaatatcaatagtaagatcaatatttttgatttgaaatttggatattttatcattattttttataagatttttattttcagctatttattttgagactactcgttcactatagacaaatgaaatcaaaaaattataaaatttgattcctaGATAATTCCAATAGCAgagatcatgtctaacgaaaccgatcatCGAATCGAATGTCCCAtgatcgaaaataacttacaataGCATATGAGActacctctctttctctccccggccctctctctctttctctccgatcatcgatttgaaagctgcatcattgaaaacaacttggtagcacggaggcctccgtgctaccaagttgttttcaatgatgcagctttcaaatcgacgatcggctccgttagacctgatctacactattgaaagtatatatatatagagagagattgagaaagagctaggctggtatactatcagtaacacggaggcctccgtgctaccaagttttttttcaatgatgcagttttcaaatcgacgatcagctccgttagacctgatctacactattaaaagtatttgaaaactaaatttcataatttttcgatatcatttacctatcaaatgagtagtataaaaataaacggttgaaaataaaaattttataaaaagtgatgataaaagacttgaatttaagatcaaaggtaCTGAtcatactctaaatagtaaaaagaattttctataaaaatttcatttgatttggattgttttacaccgttaaatttacaaatgcattacatctaccattaaaattgtcaattttgagaccttttgatcactagccaaatgatgtccaaaatttatgaaatttagttttcaaatatttttaatagtgtatacatcaagtctaacggaaccgatcgtcgttttggaagctgcatcactaaaaacaatttggtagcacgaaggcctttgttctaccgatagtataccagcctctctctctctttctctctctctctatatatatatatatagagttgagctagaatactatcgaaaGCAAATtggctccattgccacccatttgttttcgatgatagagcctccaaatcgacgatcggcaccattgaacatgatctatactacttgaagtgttta encodes:
- the LOC109712959 gene encoding chitinase 2-like produces the protein MASSNSSFFLFITTLTALLLPSPLLAANSKLFREYIGAEFTGVKFSDVPINPSVSFHFILAFAIDYTTSSPHNPTNGRFNIFWDSSNLSPAQVAAIKKSHGNVRVALSLGGDSVGGSPAYFTASSVDSWVNNAVSSLTTIIKQYNLDGIDIDYEHFKADPNTFTECIGQLLTKLRQNGVIKFASIAPFDDSQVQSHYLALWKKYGHLIDYVNFQFYAYDKSTTVSQFLSYFEKQSSNYNGGKVLVSFASDGSGGLTPDKGFFTACDTLKKQGKLHGIFVWSADDSKKIGFRYEKQAQSLLASAKSSLASTKVLVDLM